The following coding sequences lie in one Longimicrobium sp. genomic window:
- a CDS encoding glycosyltransferase, whose amino-acid sequence MKVVIHSAATELRGSERQALLIATELARRGHEVVVSCDPRAPFRQALARKNVRTAAVRPRGDFDPWNFARFVLWLRRERPDALLLTTWRRIPTAALAGRAARVPKVVLRLGIPRPIPARRDFRLAFRHWIDALIVNSPDVRDRFLASAPWFRHDRVHLVLNAVEPVLPSAAPLRQELGVPSDTRLVVSAGGLERRKGFDLLLEAFARLRDRRAWLAIAGTGPDADPLRTKADALGIGERVRFLGQRRDMPEVIASADVFVLASRKDSLANVMLEAMALGIPVVATAAGGVPLALGAADDAPPAGWIVPVRDADALARALDELLATLDADPTTVTARTEEARRRVREWFSVERMVDSVEAALNPEPSR is encoded by the coding sequence GTGAAGGTCGTCATCCACAGCGCGGCTACGGAGCTGCGCGGAAGTGAGCGGCAGGCGCTCCTCATCGCCACCGAGCTGGCGCGGCGCGGGCATGAGGTGGTCGTGTCGTGCGACCCGCGCGCACCCTTTCGCCAGGCGCTCGCCCGAAAGAACGTGCGTACCGCCGCCGTGCGCCCTCGCGGCGACTTCGACCCCTGGAACTTCGCGCGCTTCGTGCTCTGGCTGCGGCGCGAGCGGCCCGACGCGCTCCTGCTGACCACGTGGAGGCGCATCCCGACCGCCGCGCTCGCCGGGCGCGCTGCGAGGGTGCCTAAGGTGGTGCTGCGCCTCGGCATTCCGCGCCCGATCCCCGCGCGGCGCGACTTCCGGCTCGCCTTTCGCCACTGGATCGACGCCCTGATCGTCAACTCGCCCGACGTGCGCGATCGTTTCCTCGCCTCCGCGCCCTGGTTCCGCCACGACCGCGTGCACCTGGTGCTCAACGCCGTGGAGCCCGTGCTCCCGAGTGCGGCCCCGCTGCGCCAGGAGCTGGGCGTGCCGTCCGATACGCGGCTTGTGGTGAGCGCGGGCGGGCTGGAGCGCCGCAAGGGCTTCGACCTCCTCCTCGAGGCCTTTGCGCGGCTGCGCGACCGCCGCGCCTGGCTCGCCATCGCCGGGACCGGGCCGGATGCGGACCCACTGCGCACAAAGGCCGATGCGCTCGGGATCGGCGAGCGCGTGCGGTTCCTCGGCCAGAGGCGCGACATGCCGGAGGTGATCGCCTCCGCGGACGTGTTCGTGCTGGCCAGCCGCAAGGACAGCCTAGCGAACGTGATGCTGGAGGCGATGGCGCTCGGCATTCCCGTCGTCGCGACCGCCGCCGGGGGCGTGCCGCTCGCGCTGGGTGCCGCCGATGACGCGCCGCCAGCCGGCTGGATCGTCCCCGTGCGCGACGCGGATGCGCTGGCCCGCGCGCTCGACGAGCTTCTCGCGACGCTGGATGCCGATCCCACCACCGTCACGGCGCGCACGGAGGAGGCGCGGCGGCGCGTGCGCGAGTGGTTCAGCGTGGAGCGCATGGTCGATAGCGTGGAGGCGGCGCTGAACCCGGAGCCCTCTCGATGA
- a CDS encoding lysophospholipid acyltransferase family protein yields the protein MTEKLEPRHTATHRVEYALARTLETAVATLPEGAADAVGRRVGRIVHGMGIRRKVVESNLRLAFPQADEAGIERTVRASYEHLGREAAAILRLSKLDPQAVIERTDVTEDWPKLQAALGEGRGVLLVTGHYGNWEIAAAAVAARGVPIAAIVRRQGNRLVDERLDALRRKLGVETIYQSEAPSRVPRVLRKGGIVGIVGDQDARRSGVFVPFFGRPASTHRGPALFALKLRAPVFACVARRLPGGAVRYVVAGQQIVTERTGELETDVRTLTAALAARLEAEVREAPEQYFWFHRRWKSKPPPEPAPAEQGTHTTQSAERAAPDEDEA from the coding sequence ATGACCGAGAAGCTTGAGCCCCGCCACACCGCCACGCACCGGGTGGAGTACGCCCTCGCACGGACGCTGGAAACCGCTGTCGCCACGCTGCCGGAGGGCGCGGCGGACGCGGTGGGGCGGCGCGTGGGGCGCATCGTGCACGGGATGGGGATCCGGCGGAAGGTGGTCGAGTCCAACCTGCGCCTCGCCTTCCCGCAGGCCGACGAGGCGGGGATCGAGCGCACCGTCCGCGCCAGCTACGAGCACCTGGGCCGCGAAGCCGCCGCCATCCTGCGCCTCTCCAAGCTGGACCCGCAAGCGGTCATCGAGCGAACGGACGTGACCGAGGACTGGCCCAAGCTGCAGGCAGCACTGGGCGAAGGACGCGGCGTGCTCCTGGTGACGGGCCACTACGGCAACTGGGAAATCGCCGCCGCGGCGGTAGCGGCGCGAGGAGTCCCCATCGCGGCGATCGTTCGGCGCCAGGGGAACCGGCTGGTGGACGAGCGGCTGGACGCCCTGCGCCGCAAGCTGGGCGTGGAGACGATCTACCAGAGTGAGGCGCCGTCGCGCGTGCCCCGCGTGCTGCGCAAGGGCGGCATCGTGGGGATCGTGGGCGACCAGGACGCGCGGCGATCGGGCGTTTTCGTCCCCTTCTTCGGCCGCCCGGCGAGCACGCACCGCGGCCCCGCGCTCTTTGCGCTCAAGCTGCGCGCGCCCGTCTTCGCGTGCGTGGCGCGGCGGCTCCCCGGCGGCGCGGTGCGCTACGTCGTGGCCGGCCAGCAGATCGTCACGGAGCGCACCGGCGAGCTGGAGACGGACGTCCGCACGCTGACGGCGGCGCTGGCGGCGCGGCTGGAGGCAGAGGTCAGGGAGGCGCCGGAGCAGTACTTCTGGTTCCACCGGCGCTGGAAGAGCAAGCCGCCGCCGGAACCCGCCCCTGCCGAGCAGGGTACCCACACGACACAAAGCGCCGAGCGCGCGGCACCGGACGAGGACGAGGCGTGA
- a CDS encoding lipopolysaccharide kinase InaA family protein — MMGFTRVSVGSARLLIRDGYEGMAGVLVDAWEGRAEEWIEGGRAPHPVVVLPDGGKAVVRRYMRGGMVRHVNRDRYFGGDRAAHELRATEVARAGGVHAPEVIAAGRIAAFPGYRAMIATRLIPGVKDAATALLGGRDLNEVLFEAGQQIGRMHAAGVGHPDLNLRNLLVGKLGELWIIDFDRALVVEGVVPRARRQRDLSRLVRSFAKLGMPLSEVRRGGLEVGYLSERPDLE; from the coding sequence ATGATGGGCTTCACTCGCGTTTCGGTCGGAAGTGCCCGCCTCCTCATCCGCGATGGGTACGAGGGGATGGCGGGGGTGCTGGTGGATGCGTGGGAGGGGCGCGCGGAGGAGTGGATCGAGGGGGGACGGGCGCCGCATCCGGTGGTCGTGCTGCCGGATGGCGGAAAGGCGGTGGTGAGGCGCTACATGCGCGGCGGGATGGTGCGGCACGTGAACCGTGACCGCTACTTCGGCGGGGATAGAGCCGCGCACGAGCTGCGCGCGACGGAAGTGGCGCGAGCGGGCGGGGTGCACGCGCCCGAGGTGATCGCGGCCGGACGGATCGCCGCGTTCCCCGGCTACCGCGCGATGATCGCGACGCGGCTGATTCCCGGGGTCAAGGACGCCGCCACCGCGCTGCTCGGCGGGAGGGACTTGAACGAGGTCCTTTTCGAGGCGGGACAGCAGATCGGGCGGATGCACGCGGCGGGGGTGGGGCACCCGGACCTCAACCTGCGCAACCTGCTGGTGGGGAAGCTGGGCGAGCTCTGGATAATCGACTTCGACCGCGCCCTCGTGGTGGAGGGCGTGGTGCCGCGCGCCCGTCGGCAGCGAGACCTGTCGCGGCTGGTGCGCTCCTTCGCGAAACTGGGCATGCCGTTGAGCGAGGTGCGCCGTGGCGGGCTGGAGGTCGGCTACCTCTCCGAGAGGCCGGACCTGGAGTAG
- a CDS encoding ABC transporter ATP-binding protein: MKLYLRILRYVRPHIALFCWAIVAMCAFAALDAFSFTLLIPFLNLLFGGDVVPGGAVGSVFMGGGAVGDLLRWSVGWLVQGRPPMEGLRNVVGFLFVVFLVKNIALYVYQICISVVEGRVTRDVRNDIYGHLLYLGFPFFQQTRAGQVISRVTNDVEQMRGIVVGSISKLISQVFQAVFALTFMMLLSWKLTLVSALFMPPMLGLWARLRKRLRRGVLRVLNATGEVASQVQETVSGIRLVKASGAEEWEGQRFRALTRGQYKAWVKNERWRKFFPPATEMITATCILVLLWYGSYLVLEERSLTATAFLGFLTLAGKLMSPVKFIAQFPSVVQPGLAAAERAFELMDAPVEVNDASGALPVTGFRDEIRFEDAGFAYAPGVPVLSGIDLRIRPGEVVALVGPSGAGKSTLADLLPRFHDVTEGRITLDGADLRELRLAPLRGLLGIVTQETILFHDTVRANIAYGVPDAPRERVEAAARAANAHEFIASLPDGYDTVLGEKGTRLSGGQRQRIAIARALFRNPPILILDEATSALDTESERLVQQAIDEVMAGRTVLVIAHRLSTVRRADQIVVLENGRIVQRGTHDELLARGGTYRRLYEMQFGGAEATGVGA, from the coding sequence ATGAAGCTCTACCTCCGCATCCTTCGCTACGTCCGTCCCCACATCGCGCTCTTTTGCTGGGCGATCGTGGCGATGTGCGCGTTCGCCGCGCTCGACGCATTCTCGTTCACGCTGCTCATCCCCTTCCTCAACCTGCTGTTCGGGGGCGACGTGGTGCCCGGCGGGGCGGTGGGCTCCGTCTTCATGGGCGGCGGCGCGGTCGGTGACCTGCTCCGCTGGTCGGTGGGGTGGCTGGTGCAGGGGCGCCCGCCAATGGAGGGGCTGCGCAACGTGGTCGGCTTCCTCTTCGTCGTGTTCCTGGTGAAGAACATCGCCCTCTACGTCTACCAGATCTGCATCTCGGTGGTGGAGGGGCGCGTCACGCGCGACGTGCGCAACGACATCTACGGCCACCTGCTGTACCTGGGCTTCCCCTTCTTCCAGCAAACCCGCGCCGGGCAGGTGATCTCCCGCGTCACCAACGACGTGGAGCAGATGCGCGGGATCGTGGTCGGCAGCATCTCCAAGCTGATCTCGCAGGTGTTCCAGGCGGTGTTCGCGCTCACCTTCATGATGCTCCTCTCCTGGAAGCTCACGCTGGTTTCCGCCCTGTTCATGCCGCCGATGCTGGGCTTGTGGGCACGCCTGCGGAAGCGTTTGCGGCGCGGCGTGCTGCGGGTGCTCAACGCCACCGGCGAGGTCGCGTCGCAGGTGCAGGAGACGGTGAGCGGGATCCGGCTGGTGAAGGCGTCGGGCGCGGAGGAGTGGGAGGGGCAGCGCTTTCGGGCGCTCACGCGCGGGCAGTACAAGGCGTGGGTGAAGAACGAACGCTGGCGCAAGTTCTTTCCGCCGGCCACCGAGATGATCACCGCCACCTGTATCCTGGTGCTGCTCTGGTACGGGAGCTACCTGGTGCTGGAGGAGCGGTCGCTCACGGCGACCGCCTTCCTCGGCTTCCTCACACTGGCCGGCAAGCTGATGTCGCCGGTGAAGTTCATCGCCCAGTTCCCCTCGGTGGTGCAGCCCGGCCTCGCCGCCGCGGAGCGCGCCTTCGAGCTGATGGATGCGCCCGTTGAGGTCAACGACGCCTCCGGCGCGCTCCCGGTGACCGGCTTCCGCGACGAGATCCGCTTCGAGGACGCCGGCTTCGCCTACGCGCCGGGCGTCCCGGTCCTCTCCGGCATCGACCTGCGCATCCGCCCGGGCGAGGTGGTGGCGCTCGTCGGCCCGAGCGGGGCGGGGAAGAGCACGCTCGCCGACCTCCTCCCCCGCTTCCACGACGTCACCGAGGGCCGCATCACCCTCGACGGCGCCGACCTGCGCGAGCTGCGGCTGGCTCCCCTGCGCGGGCTGCTGGGGATCGTCACGCAGGAGACCATCCTCTTCCACGACACCGTGCGCGCCAACATCGCCTACGGCGTCCCCGACGCGCCGCGGGAGCGTGTGGAGGCGGCGGCGCGCGCGGCGAACGCGCACGAGTTCATCGCGTCGCTCCCGGACGGCTACGACACGGTGCTTGGCGAAAAGGGAACGCGCCTTTCGGGCGGACAGCGCCAGCGGATCGCGATCGCGCGCGCCCTCTTCCGCAACCCGCCGATCCTGATCCTGGACGAGGCCACCTCCGCGCTCGACACGGAGAGCGAGCGCCTCGTGCAGCAGGCGATCGACGAGGTGATGGCAGGGCGCACCGTCCTCGTGATCGCCCACCGCCTCTCCACCGTGCGCCGCGCCGACCAGATCGTCGTCCTCGAAAACGGCCGCATCGTGCAGCGCGGCACCCACGACGAGCTCCTCGCCCGCGGCGGCACCTACCGCCGCCTGTACGAGATGCAGTTCGGCGGCGCCGAGGCGACCGGCGTAGGGGCGTGA
- a CDS encoding glycosyltransferase family 2 protein produces the protein MIYICIPALDEAPTVGVLLWKVRQVMAEFGRDFHLIVVDDGSTDHTQEVLEPYARVLPLTVLRNERTMGYPAAVERLLREAVARSTHPKRDVAVLLQGDFTESPDDVPALVRKVEGGADVVGTVVAATDRELPRAERWARRGLPWLLSGRALPREIRDPLSGFRAYRVAVLKRALAASEGKPLLSRPGLAANVELLAAVAPHVRRADAAEVSLRYARRERETRFRTWGTVKEVWNLARRTPRRGPAPVEAEPARAAPTEGARPSRRGPRGTNESGAAKPE, from the coding sequence GTGATCTACATCTGCATTCCCGCGCTGGACGAAGCGCCCACCGTGGGCGTGCTCCTGTGGAAGGTCCGCCAGGTGATGGCGGAGTTCGGGCGCGACTTCCACCTGATCGTGGTGGACGACGGGTCGACCGACCACACGCAGGAAGTGCTGGAGCCGTATGCCCGCGTCCTGCCGCTGACCGTGCTCCGCAATGAGCGCACGATGGGCTACCCGGCGGCGGTCGAGCGCCTCCTTCGCGAGGCCGTGGCCCGCTCCACGCACCCCAAACGCGACGTGGCCGTGTTGCTCCAGGGCGACTTCACCGAATCGCCGGACGACGTCCCCGCGCTGGTTCGCAAGGTGGAGGGCGGGGCGGACGTGGTGGGGACGGTGGTCGCCGCGACGGATCGCGAGCTGCCGCGCGCCGAGCGCTGGGCGCGCCGCGGGCTGCCGTGGCTCCTCTCGGGACGCGCCCTGCCGCGCGAGATCCGCGACCCGCTCTCCGGCTTCCGCGCGTACCGCGTCGCCGTGCTCAAGCGGGCGCTGGCCGCAAGCGAGGGGAAGCCACTCCTTTCGCGCCCGGGGCTCGCCGCCAACGTGGAGCTGCTCGCGGCCGTCGCGCCGCACGTGCGCCGGGCGGACGCCGCGGAGGTGTCGCTGCGCTACGCGCGCCGCGAGCGCGAGACCCGCTTCCGCACGTGGGGCACGGTGAAGGAGGTGTGGAACCTGGCGCGCCGCACACCCCGCCGCGGTCCTGCGCCGGTGGAGGCCGAACCAGCCAGGGCGGCGCCCACGGAGGGTGCGCGCCCGTCGCGCAGGGGCCCGCGCGGAACCAACGAATCCGGAGCTGCGAAGCCGGAATAA
- a CDS encoding response regulator, with protein sequence MPAPVKRLLWVDDEIDLLRPHLLFLQGRGYHVDAVSNGDDALELLRLHPYDLILLDEQMPGRSGMEVLDELRRLDPRVPVVMITKSEEDRTMTEAIGRRVADYLVKPTSPRQVLSVVTRLLEGEAIQQQVVARDFAGRFRELNARRAEPRDWREWADDYSELVDWELRLREAGETGLLAALETLLDDFRREFCRYIAEVYPKWTEGGSGAPPLSVDIVPQFLAPLVGKDRAVLFVVIDCLRLDQWRALLPILEPLAQVEEALYYSILPTATPFSRNAIFSGMYPDGVSERVPGWWGWEGEGSLNSFEAELFREQLKRLTGLSMPVHYDKVFDAGDGEAMLRRLPAHLAQPGVTAVVFNFVDLLTHGRTESTVLLEVARDKEALRALTRQWFERSEALTAIREALRMGVPVLVTTDHGSIHCHRPATVFAKRDTTQNLRYKFGADLRAEDRTLAMTIKDEKALRFPPGKAATNYLIALEDVFFVYPTKLRQYQARYRGSFLHGGVSPEEMILPVALLTPR encoded by the coding sequence ATGCCAGCACCGGTCAAACGCCTCCTCTGGGTAGACGACGAGATCGATCTCCTGCGCCCGCACCTGCTCTTTCTGCAGGGGCGCGGCTACCACGTGGACGCCGTCTCCAACGGCGACGACGCGCTGGAGCTCCTCCGCCTGCACCCGTACGACCTGATCCTGCTGGACGAGCAGATGCCCGGCCGCTCGGGGATGGAGGTGCTGGACGAGCTGCGCAGGCTGGACCCCCGCGTTCCCGTGGTGATGATCACCAAGAGCGAGGAGGACCGGACCATGACCGAGGCGATCGGCCGGCGCGTGGCCGACTACCTCGTGAAGCCCACCTCGCCCCGCCAGGTCCTCTCCGTCGTCACGCGCCTCCTGGAAGGCGAGGCGATCCAGCAGCAGGTGGTGGCGCGCGACTTCGCGGGGCGGTTCCGCGAGCTCAACGCCCGCCGCGCCGAGCCGCGCGACTGGCGCGAGTGGGCCGACGACTACTCGGAGCTGGTGGACTGGGAGCTGCGCCTTCGCGAAGCCGGCGAGACGGGCCTGCTCGCCGCGCTGGAGACGCTGCTGGACGACTTCCGCCGCGAGTTCTGCCGTTACATCGCCGAGGTGTACCCCAAGTGGACCGAAGGGGGCTCCGGCGCGCCGCCGCTCTCGGTGGACATCGTGCCGCAGTTCCTGGCGCCGCTGGTGGGAAAGGACCGCGCCGTGCTCTTCGTGGTGATCGACTGCCTGCGGCTGGACCAGTGGCGCGCCCTTCTCCCCATCCTGGAGCCGCTGGCGCAGGTGGAGGAGGCGCTCTACTACTCCATCCTCCCCACCGCGACCCCCTTCTCCCGCAACGCCATCTTCAGCGGGATGTACCCTGACGGCGTGTCCGAGCGGGTGCCGGGGTGGTGGGGGTGGGAGGGCGAGGGGAGCCTCAACTCGTTCGAGGCGGAGCTCTTTCGCGAGCAGCTCAAGCGGCTCACGGGGCTCAGCATGCCCGTGCACTACGACAAGGTGTTCGACGCGGGCGACGGCGAGGCGATGCTGCGCCGCCTTCCCGCGCACCTGGCGCAGCCGGGGGTGACCGCGGTCGTCTTCAACTTCGTGGACCTGCTGACGCACGGCCGCACCGAGAGCACCGTGCTGCTCGAAGTGGCGCGCGACAAGGAAGCGCTGCGGGCCCTCACGCGGCAGTGGTTCGAGCGGTCGGAGGCGCTGACGGCAATCCGCGAGGCGCTGCGCATGGGCGTGCCGGTGCTGGTTACCACCGACCACGGCTCCATCCACTGCCACCGCCCGGCCACCGTCTTCGCCAAGCGCGACACCACGCAGAACCTGCGCTACAAGTTCGGCGCGGACCTGCGCGCCGAGGACCGCACGCTGGCGATGACCATCAAGGACGAGAAGGCGCTGCGCTTCCCGCCGGGGAAGGCGGCGACCAACTACCTGATCGCGCTGGAAGACGTCTTCTTCGTCTATCCCACCAAGCTGCGGCAGTACCAGGCGCGCTACCGGGGCTCCTTCCTCCACGGCGGGGTATCACCGGAAGAGATGATCCTTCCAGTGGCGCTGCTGACCCCGAGATGA
- a CDS encoding glycosyltransferase: MFIVAHNGAPIWGGAERATALLLAGLRERGHRVLLLCNEAEVARRAEELGVPTEIARLGGDAALHHAAAMGRRLRALRPDAFIVGTFRKLFLASLAARLGGVRRVVARVGLESDTPRSAKYRFVLARWVDAVVVNASRMRPAFAALPGWSDARVPVIHNGVTAPAGAGSMRAELCIPPGAPVVGTVARLARQKRIDRLLHTVALLPPETHCVVAGSGGRLERLRTLANELGIGARVHFVGHRDDTGTVLATLDVFVTASDSEGLSNAMLEALACGVTVVSTPVSGAEDALEPLPDGRRPGTVAGWEPEELAAAIRPILDDSEMRARMGEAARERAEERFGVAGMLDRWERVLRADAA; this comes from the coding sequence ATGTTCATCGTCGCCCACAACGGAGCCCCCATCTGGGGCGGAGCGGAGCGCGCAACGGCCCTCCTCCTGGCGGGGCTGCGGGAGCGGGGCCATCGCGTTCTCCTCCTCTGCAACGAGGCGGAAGTGGCGCGGCGGGCGGAGGAGCTGGGCGTGCCCACCGAGATCGCGCGGCTAGGTGGCGACGCGGCGCTCCACCACGCGGCCGCGATGGGCCGCCGCCTGCGCGCGCTCCGGCCCGACGCGTTCATCGTGGGGACGTTCCGCAAGCTCTTCCTCGCATCGCTGGCGGCGCGGCTGGGCGGGGTGCGGCGGGTGGTGGCGCGCGTGGGGCTGGAGTCGGATACGCCGCGCAGCGCCAAGTACCGCTTCGTGCTGGCGCGCTGGGTGGATGCCGTGGTGGTCAACGCCTCGCGGATGCGCCCCGCGTTCGCCGCGCTCCCAGGGTGGAGCGATGCGCGCGTGCCCGTGATCCACAACGGCGTCACCGCGCCCGCGGGTGCAGGGTCGATGCGAGCGGAACTGTGCATACCCCCGGGTGCGCCGGTGGTGGGAACGGTGGCGCGGTTGGCGCGGCAGAAGCGGATCGACCGGCTCCTCCACACCGTCGCGCTCCTGCCGCCGGAGACGCACTGCGTGGTGGCCGGCAGCGGCGGGCGCCTGGAGCGGTTGCGCACCCTGGCGAATGAGCTGGGGATCGGCGCGCGCGTGCACTTCGTGGGGCATCGCGACGACACCGGCACTGTGCTGGCGACGCTCGACGTCTTCGTCACCGCGTCCGACTCCGAGGGCCTGAGCAACGCGATGCTGGAAGCGCTGGCTTGTGGAGTCACCGTCGTGAGCACGCCCGTGAGCGGCGCCGAAGACGCACTGGAGCCGCTCCCCGACGGCCGCCGTCCGGGCACGGTCGCAGGGTGGGAGCCGGAGGAATTGGCCGCCGCCATCCGCCCCATCCTGGACGATTCGGAGATGCGTGCGCGCATGGGCGAGGCGGCGCGTGAGAGGGCGGAGGAGCGCTTCGGAGTCGCGGGGATGCTGGACCGCTGGGAGCGCGTGCTGCGCGCGGACGCGGCGTGA
- a CDS encoding DegT/DnrJ/EryC1/StrS family aminotransferase, whose product MQVPLLDLSLQYRQVADEVMEALRGVVEDQRFILGPVVEKLEAEMAAKLGVPHAIGCASGTDAILLAVRALGVERGEEVVTSPFTFFATAGAIHNAGARPVFADIEADTFNLDPAAAEAAMTERTRAVMPVHLFGQMADMRAFRSLGDRRGVPVIEDAAQAIGARQRDGEGWLTTGTLGDVCCFSFFPTKNLGAFGDAGMLVANDDAVAERLRKLRVHGGRQMYHHEEVGYNSRLDALQAAVLSAKLPYLDGWSAARRRNAAFYDEALAGLDGIVLPVVRPGNESIVNQYTIRVTDGRRDALQDFLKARGVGSSVYYPIPLDRQECFEYLGYRPGQFPESERASREVLSLPVFPELTEAQLAYVADSVRAFAGA is encoded by the coding sequence ATGCAAGTACCCCTGTTGGACCTGTCGCTCCAGTATCGCCAGGTAGCGGACGAGGTGATGGAGGCGCTGCGCGGCGTGGTGGAGGATCAGCGCTTCATCCTGGGGCCAGTGGTGGAGAAGCTGGAAGCGGAGATGGCGGCGAAGCTGGGCGTGCCGCACGCCATCGGCTGCGCCAGCGGGACGGACGCCATCCTCCTGGCCGTGCGCGCGCTGGGCGTGGAGCGCGGCGAGGAGGTGGTGACGAGCCCGTTCACCTTCTTCGCCACGGCGGGCGCCATCCACAACGCCGGCGCGCGCCCCGTCTTCGCGGACATCGAGGCCGACACCTTCAACCTCGACCCCGCCGCCGCCGAAGCCGCCATGACCGAGCGCACGCGCGCCGTCATGCCGGTGCACCTCTTCGGCCAGATGGCGGACATGCGCGCCTTCCGCTCCCTTGGCGACCGCCGCGGCGTGCCCGTCATCGAAGACGCCGCGCAGGCCATCGGCGCCCGCCAGCGCGACGGGGAGGGGTGGCTCACGACCGGCACGCTGGGCGACGTCTGCTGCTTCTCCTTCTTCCCCACCAAGAACCTCGGCGCATTCGGCGACGCCGGGATGCTGGTGGCGAACGACGACGCGGTCGCCGAGCGCCTGCGCAAGCTGCGCGTGCACGGCGGCCGGCAGATGTACCACCACGAGGAGGTCGGCTACAACTCGCGCCTCGACGCGCTCCAGGCGGCCGTCCTTTCCGCCAAGCTGCCGTACCTGGACGGCTGGAGCGCCGCCCGCCGCCGCAACGCCGCCTTCTACGACGAAGCGCTCGCGGGACTCGACGGCATCGTGCTCCCGGTAGTGCGCCCCGGCAACGAATCGATCGTGAACCAGTACACGATCCGGGTGACGGACGGCCGCCGCGACGCGCTGCAGGACTTCCTCAAGGCGCGCGGCGTCGGCAGCTCCGTGTACTACCCGATCCCCCTGGACCGCCAGGAGTGCTTCGAGTACCTGGGCTACCGCCCCGGCCAGTTCCCCGAATCGGAGCGCGCGAGCCGCGAAGTCCTCTCGCTCCCCGTCTTCCCGGAGCTCACCGAGGCCCAGCTCGCCTACGTCGCGGATTCGGTGCGGGCGTTCGCGGGGGCGTAG
- a CDS encoding glycosyltransferase family 9 protein: MRICIVLLTGLGDVIHGLPLANALRDQGHSITWIVEPMPAPVLHPHPSIDEVVVYRKKDGVRGVAELARALSARRFDVTLNLNVYTKSVWPTLLSRAPLRIGFDRARSFEGVWLASNRHLPPTPRAHTQEMFLQFLDVLGVARLEPLEWRIPFTDEEIRAQAEFFGALDGRPVAALVPASANRKKDWLPERYAAVADALERDFGFRAMLVGGPGERENALAREIAERAAVPPVWAMGDGIRRLMWTLAGCSLVIAPDTGPVHIARAFGVPVIGLYGHTNPWRVGPYRAFEDLWIDRYTEPGATPDPSHWDPRHGRMEQITIEDVLERVQRAIGRYSAGGTPRPRVDEPPGTC; encoded by the coding sequence ATGCGCATCTGTATCGTCCTCCTCACCGGTCTGGGCGACGTCATCCACGGGCTCCCACTGGCCAACGCGCTCCGGGATCAGGGCCACAGCATCACCTGGATCGTGGAGCCGATGCCCGCGCCCGTCCTCCATCCCCATCCGTCGATCGACGAGGTGGTGGTCTACCGGAAAAAGGATGGGGTGCGCGGCGTGGCGGAGCTTGCGCGGGCGCTATCGGCGCGCCGCTTTGACGTCACGCTGAACCTCAACGTGTACACGAAAAGCGTGTGGCCCACGCTCCTTTCGCGCGCCCCGTTGCGCATCGGCTTCGACCGCGCGCGCTCGTTCGAGGGCGTCTGGCTCGCCTCCAACCGCCACCTTCCGCCGACGCCGCGCGCGCACACCCAGGAGATGTTCCTCCAGTTCCTGGACGTGCTCGGCGTGGCGCGTCTGGAGCCGCTGGAGTGGCGCATCCCCTTCACGGACGAGGAAATCCGCGCGCAGGCCGAGTTCTTTGGCGCCCTCGACGGGCGCCCCGTCGCCGCGCTGGTCCCCGCATCGGCCAACCGCAAAAAGGACTGGCTACCGGAGCGCTACGCCGCCGTCGCGGACGCCCTCGAGCGCGACTTCGGCTTTCGCGCGATGCTGGTGGGGGGGCCCGGCGAGCGCGAGAACGCCCTCGCACGCGAGATCGCCGAGCGCGCCGCCGTCCCACCCGTGTGGGCGATGGGCGATGGCATCCGCCGCCTGATGTGGACGCTGGCCGGTTGCAGTCTTGTGATCGCGCCGGACACAGGGCCGGTGCACATCGCCCGCGCGTTCGGGGTGCCCGTCATCGGGCTGTACGGCCACACGAATCCCTGGCGCGTGGGCCCGTACCGCGCCTTTGAGGACCTGTGGATCGACCGCTACACGGAGCCCGGCGCCACGCCCGATCCATCGCACTGGGATCCACGCCACGGCCGCATGGAGCAGATCACCATCGAGGACGTATTGGAGCGCGTCCAGCGCGCCATCGGCCGCTACTCTGCCGGTGGCACGCCTCGGCCGCGCGTAGACGAACCCCCCGGCACGTGCTAA